A genomic window from Ignavibacteria bacterium includes:
- a CDS encoding Ni/Fe hydrogenase subunit alpha produces MKQIKIDPITRLEGHGKIDIFVNDDGEVANTYFQIPELRGFEIFCVGRPVEEMPRITTRICGVCPEAHHMASAKACDAVFKVQPPSTGKKLRELLYNVFYAGDHTTHFYALGGPDFVVGPDAPAAERNILGVVAKVGLEIGGKVIEMRKRTQQVIKTLGGKQTHQVTSIPGGVTKGINEEERKEIEEHCKWFVEFGKFTLQIFNDVVLKNKAYVDLILSDMFTSQTYYMGLVDENNKVNFYDGKVRVVDPDGIEFVKYSPNEYLDVVAEHVEPWTYLKFPFLKEVGWKGFVDGKESGIYRATPLSRLNAADGMPTPLAQEEYEKMYSTLGGKPVHATLATHWARVIELLSAAEMALDLVRDPEITGTNIRTIPSETPSEGVGIVEAPRGTLTHHYTTDEKGILTKVNLIVGTTNNYAPISLSINKAARGLITKGAEITDGLLNKIEMAFRAYDPCFGCATHSLPGQMPMVVRIFDSKGNLLNERSRL; encoded by the coding sequence ATGAAACAGATAAAGATTGATCCGATCACAAGATTGGAAGGACATGGAAAGATAGACATCTTCGTTAATGACGATGGGGAGGTCGCAAATACATACTTTCAGATTCCGGAATTGAGAGGATTTGAAATATTTTGTGTCGGCAGACCAGTTGAGGAAATGCCGCGAATCACAACAAGAATCTGCGGCGTTTGTCCTGAAGCACATCACATGGCCTCGGCTAAAGCATGTGATGCGGTTTTTAAAGTCCAGCCTCCTTCAACAGGAAAGAAATTACGCGAACTGCTTTACAATGTTTTTTATGCTGGTGATCATACAACTCACTTTTATGCTCTTGGCGGACCGGATTTTGTCGTAGGTCCGGATGCACCGGCTGCAGAACGAAATATTCTTGGTGTGGTTGCAAAAGTTGGACTCGAGATTGGCGGCAAAGTAATCGAAATGAGGAAACGAACTCAACAGGTTATTAAAACTCTTGGCGGCAAACAAACGCACCAAGTTACATCAATTCCCGGAGGAGTCACAAAAGGAATTAACGAAGAAGAGCGAAAAGAAATTGAAGAGCACTGCAAATGGTTTGTGGAGTTCGGTAAATTCACTTTACAAATTTTTAATGATGTTGTTCTTAAAAACAAAGCTTACGTTGATTTGATTTTATCAGACATGTTTACGAGTCAGACTTATTACATGGGTTTGGTTGACGAAAACAACAAAGTCAATTTTTATGACGGCAAAGTTCGTGTAGTCGATCCAGATGGAATTGAATTTGTAAAATATTCACCGAACGAATACTTGGATGTTGTTGCCGAACACGTTGAACCTTGGACTTATTTGAAATTTCCATTTCTGAAAGAAGTAGGATGGAAAGGATTTGTCGATGGGAAAGAGAGCGGGATTTATCGTGCGACTCCATTAAGCCGATTGAATGCAGCAGATGGAATGCCAACTCCGCTTGCTCAAGAAGAATATGAAAAAATGTATTCTACACTTGGAGGGAAACCCGTTCATGCAACTCTTGCTACTCACTGGGCAAGAGTGATTGAATTATTAAGTGCAGCAGAGATGGCTTTGGATTTAGTCCGCGATCCGGAAATTACCGGTACAAATATTCGAACTATTCCATCAGAAACTCCTTCTGAAGGAGTTGGGATTGTGGAAGCTCCTCGTGGAACTCTAACGCATCATTATACAACTGATGAAAAAGGAATTCTTACAAAAGTCAATTTAATTGTTGGAACAACTAATAATTATGCACCAATATCACTTTCGATTAATAAAGCAGCACGCGGACTAATTACCAAAGGTGCTGAAATTACAGATGGACTTTTGAATAAAATTGAAATGGCATTCCGTGCATATGATCCGTGTTTTGGTTGTGCAACCCATTCACTGCCTGGTCAAATGCCAATGGTTGTGCGAATATTCGATTCAAAAGGAAATTTACTTAACGAAAGATCGCGCTTGTGA
- a CDS encoding tetratricopeptide repeat protein, with product MSLCPECGVKISVSDKFCRECGTKISKESSQPETIQRSLKKCRECGEENLYSERSCSYCGSPFIGDEEVFVSDVTTTHTQRVETPLKKVKVKKSASLGDSTTAEKSIETWKVISIIVMAIIIGIFILLVYSEQNTIPTSVQNIPQAQQQKVDLAKFNEINQLESELASDSKNSEKLLRLANLTHDAGLFDKSIKNYELYLALKPNDTDARVDMGVCYFELKNYDKAEEIFLASIKRSPKHQIAHLNLGVVHLSKGNVDKAKEWLEKCIALGEHTDVGHRASELLKTH from the coding sequence GTGAGTTTGTGCCCGGAATGCGGTGTTAAAATATCTGTAAGTGATAAATTTTGTCGAGAATGCGGAACCAAAATTTCTAAAGAATCCAGTCAACCAGAAACAATTCAAAGATCATTAAAAAAATGCCGTGAGTGCGGAGAAGAGAATTTATATTCCGAAAGATCTTGTTCATATTGTGGTTCTCCTTTTATTGGGGATGAGGAAGTTTTTGTGAGTGATGTGACAACTACTCACACTCAAAGAGTTGAAACTCCTCTAAAAAAAGTAAAGGTGAAAAAAAGTGCGAGCTTGGGAGATTCCACAACTGCTGAGAAGAGTATAGAAACATGGAAAGTAATTTCAATTATTGTTATGGCAATAATAATTGGGATTTTTATTCTTTTAGTTTATAGTGAACAAAATACTATTCCGACTTCTGTTCAGAACATTCCGCAGGCACAACAGCAGAAAGTTGATCTCGCAAAGTTTAATGAAATAAACCAATTAGAGTCCGAACTCGCTTCCGATAGTAAGAATTCCGAGAAATTATTGCGGCTTGCGAATTTAACTCATGATGCAGGTTTATTCGATAAGTCGATTAAAAATTATGAATTATATTTAGCTCTCAAACCGAACGATACCGATGCAAGAGTGGATATGGGAGTTTGTTATTTTGAATTGAAGAATTACGATAAAGCCGAAGAGATATTTTTAGCATCGATCAAACGATCGCCAAAGCATCAAATTGCTCATTTAAACCTAGGGGTTGTGCATCTATCAAAAGGAAATGTTGATAAAGCGAAGGAATGGCTTGAAAAGTGTATCGCATTAGGCGAGCATACTGATGTTGGTCATAGAGCAAGCGAATTATTAAAAACACATTGA
- a CDS encoding oxidoreductase — translation MSKPKLALYWAASCGGCEIAVLDVHEKILDIANAFDIVFWPVALDFKYHHVRAMEDKSIDICLFNGSIRNSENAELAHLLRAKSKVLVAFGSCAYEGCIPGLANLKSKQEIFDWVYKDSPSTVKQNGGVFPQTHTKMPEGEIEIPEMWDYVKSLDQEVEVDYYIPGCPPQPTQIWNVIEYILSGKELPPAGSILGAGTKTCCDECPRERKEKKLKKFYRPYEIVPDPNECLLDQGLICMGPATRDGCGALCPQANIACRGCYGPPPNVHDQGTKMISALSSVIDAHELEEIDKILDQIADPIGTFYRFSLPTSILRRKQI, via the coding sequence ATGTCTAAACCGAAATTAGCATTATATTGGGCGGCAAGCTGCGGCGGATGTGAGATAGCCGTTCTCGATGTTCATGAGAAAATTCTTGATATAGCGAATGCTTTCGACATTGTATTTTGGCCTGTCGCACTCGATTTTAAATACCACCATGTTCGAGCTATGGAAGATAAAAGCATTGATATATGTCTTTTCAACGGCTCGATCAGAAATTCAGAAAATGCGGAATTAGCTCATCTGCTTCGTGCGAAATCGAAAGTCTTGGTTGCTTTTGGCTCATGTGCCTATGAAGGATGCATTCCTGGACTGGCAAACTTAAAATCCAAACAAGAAATATTTGATTGGGTTTATAAGGATTCTCCTTCAACTGTAAAGCAGAATGGCGGAGTCTTCCCGCAAACACACACAAAAATGCCCGAAGGTGAAATCGAAATTCCCGAGATGTGGGATTATGTCAAATCTCTGGATCAAGAGGTTGAAGTTGATTATTACATTCCTGGCTGCCCGCCTCAGCCGACACAAATATGGAATGTGATTGAATATATTTTAAGCGGTAAAGAGCTTCCGCCTGCAGGTTCAATTCTGGGGGCAGGTACAAAAACTTGCTGTGATGAATGCCCGCGTGAACGTAAAGAGAAAAAACTGAAAAAGTTTTATAGACCTTACGAAATCGTCCCAGATCCAAATGAATGTCTGCTGGATCAAGGATTAATTTGTATGGGACCAGCGACACGGGATGGATGCGGCGCATTGTGTCCGCAAGCGAACATCGCATGCCGAGGTTGTTACGGTCCGCCTCCGAATGTTCACGATCAAGGCACAAAGATGATCAGCGCATTGAGTTCTGTGATTGACGCACACGAACTTGAAGAGATCGATAAAATTCTTGATCAAATAGCCGATCCGATTGGAACGTTTTATAGATTTTCACTACCGACATCAATTCTAAGGAGAAAGCAAATATGA
- a CDS encoding hydrogenase maturation protease, which produces MALVKIAIVGIGNPLLTDDAIGLIAAEGLYELNRYTFGCLLIKHSDDMLSLLNELTEFDVAFIIDSFRKEESIGEVYEIKFEDGKLPRFVSPHTLSFTNSLSLFEASKIKLPKIILCGISVKDAITFGDKITVEVEQKLPEIIDSLNKFFNAKLKQLELLN; this is translated from the coding sequence ATCGCGCTTGTGAAAATTGCAATCGTTGGTATTGGGAATCCTCTCTTAACTGACGATGCAATTGGACTAATAGCAGCCGAAGGATTATACGAATTAAATCGTTATACTTTCGGCTGTTTACTTATCAAGCATTCTGATGATATGCTTTCCTTGCTGAATGAATTGACTGAATTTGATGTTGCATTCATAATTGATTCATTCAGAAAAGAAGAAAGTATTGGCGAAGTTTATGAAATAAAATTTGAAGACGGAAAACTCCCCCGATTCGTTTCGCCCCATACACTTTCTTTTACAAATTCACTCTCACTATTCGAAGCTTCGAAAATTAAACTGCCCAAAATAATCCTCTGCGGCATATCAGTAAAAGATGCAATTACTTTCGGAGATAAGATAACAGTAGAAGTTGAACAAAAGCTTCCTGAGATCATTGATTCGTTAAATAAATTTTTTAACGCTAAGCTGAAACAGTTAGAATTACTCAACTAG
- a CDS encoding protein-L-isoaspartate(D-aspartate) O-methyltransferase: MLRIGKNRLSLLLAALTLGLTYNLSFRDDDPYKSKRERMVRLQIEARGVFDKSVLIAMRIVPRHKFVPKNRIDDAYDDGPVPIGYGQTISQPFIVGYMTEAIQPKKTHKVLEIGTGSGYQAAILAEIVDSVFTIEIISELHNSSNETLQKLGYKNILTQNADGYYGWEKHAPFDAIVVTAASEFIPPPLIKQLKDGGRMIIPVGSPFLVQSLVLVEKKGEKISTKNLMHVRFVPFVRGE; the protein is encoded by the coding sequence ATGTTAAGAATAGGAAAAAATCGATTATCTTTACTCTTAGCCGCACTGACGTTGGGTTTAACTTATAATTTATCATTTCGTGACGACGATCCATATAAATCAAAAAGGGAAAGAATGGTGCGGCTCCAAATTGAGGCACGCGGCGTATTTGATAAGTCTGTTTTAATTGCAATGAGAATTGTCCCGCGTCACAAGTTTGTTCCAAAAAACAGAATCGATGATGCATATGATGATGGACCTGTTCCAATCGGTTATGGGCAGACGATATCTCAGCCGTTTATTGTTGGATACATGACCGAAGCAATTCAACCGAAGAAAACTCATAAAGTGCTGGAGATTGGGACAGGCTCGGGATATCAAGCAGCCATACTTGCCGAGATAGTCGACAGCGTTTTCACGATCGAGATTATTTCTGAACTCCATAATTCTTCAAATGAAACTCTGCAAAAATTAGGTTATAAAAATATACTTACACAAAACGCTGATGGATATTATGGATGGGAAAAACATGCTCCTTTTGATGCGATCGTTGTAACTGCCGCTTCGGAATTTATTCCTCCTCCATTAATCAAGCAATTAAAAGATGGGGGAAGAATGATTATTCCAGTTGGATCACCTTTCCTCGTTCAATCGCTCGTGCTTGTGGAGAAAAAAGGGGAAAAGATTTCTACAAAAAATTTGATGCATGTGAGATTTGTTCCTTTTGTGAGAGGAGAGTGA
- a CDS encoding integration host factor subunit beta yields MTKADIVDRVAAGTGLTKLETEAVVEGFFNTVITALKEGHGIEIRGFGTFKVKKKNSRMARNPKSGQQVFVPEHYVPTFKFSKEFKTIVDKGMKLNNVSEK; encoded by the coding sequence ATGACAAAAGCAGATATTGTCGATCGAGTTGCGGCAGGCACAGGCTTAACGAAACTTGAGACAGAAGCAGTAGTCGAAGGATTTTTCAACACAGTAATTACAGCATTAAAAGAAGGACACGGAATCGAGATCCGCGGTTTCGGAACTTTCAAAGTGAAAAAGAAAAATTCCAGAATGGCTCGTAATCCAAAATCCGGACAGCAGGTTTTTGTACCTGAGCATTATGTCCCGACTTTTAAGTTTTCAAAAGAATTTAAAACCATTGTAGATAAAGGAATGAAATTAAATAATGTATCGGAGAAGTAA